A region of Paraburkholderia largidicola DNA encodes the following proteins:
- a CDS encoding formate dehydrogenase beta subunit, translated as MTRIYVPRDSSALALGADALATAIVDEAKARGIDIELVRNGSRGLLYLEPLVEVQTPEGRIGYANVEVEDVASLFDAGFIEGKATHAKHVGVVEEIPYLKKQQRLTFARIGITDPLSTDDYIANGGIVGLYNALAMSGDAAVDALIESGLRGRGGAAFPAGIKWRTVRAAKANQKYIVCNADEGDSGTFSDRLVMESDPFVLIEGMIIAGIVAGATVGHIYVRSEYPHSIATLEAAIVKARAAGWLGDSVLGSEHRFELFVAKGAGAYVCGEETALLESLEGKRGIVRAKPPLPALEGLFGKPTVINNVITLATVPIIFAKGAAFYKDFGMGRSRGTLPFQVAGNVKRGGLVELAFGCTLRELMFDYGGGTASGRPARAVQVGGPLGTYLPESQWDIPLDYEEYAKVGAVVGHGGLVIHDDTSNLADLAQYAMHFCALESCGKCTPCRIGSTRGVEVIQRIRNGDTSTKQVQLLRDLCDTMVSGSLCAMGGMTPFPVVSALDHFPEDFGLETAIPKAAA; from the coding sequence ATGACGCGCATTTACGTTCCCCGCGATTCCTCGGCGCTGGCGCTCGGCGCGGACGCGCTCGCCACGGCCATCGTCGATGAAGCGAAAGCGCGCGGCATCGATATCGAACTCGTGCGCAATGGCTCGCGCGGTTTGCTCTATCTCGAACCGCTCGTCGAAGTGCAGACGCCCGAAGGCCGCATCGGCTACGCGAACGTCGAAGTGGAAGACGTGGCATCGCTGTTCGACGCGGGCTTCATCGAAGGCAAGGCGACGCACGCGAAGCATGTCGGCGTGGTCGAAGAGATCCCATATCTGAAGAAGCAGCAGCGCCTGACGTTCGCGCGCATCGGCATCACCGACCCGCTTTCGACCGACGACTACATCGCCAATGGCGGCATCGTCGGCCTGTACAACGCGCTCGCGATGTCGGGCGACGCAGCCGTCGACGCGCTGATCGAATCCGGCCTGCGCGGCCGCGGCGGCGCGGCGTTCCCGGCCGGCATCAAGTGGCGCACGGTGCGCGCCGCGAAGGCCAACCAGAAGTACATCGTCTGCAACGCGGACGAAGGCGATTCGGGCACGTTCTCCGACCGCCTCGTGATGGAAAGCGATCCGTTCGTGCTGATCGAAGGGATGATCATCGCGGGCATCGTGGCGGGCGCTACCGTCGGCCATATCTATGTGCGCAGCGAGTATCCGCATTCGATCGCCACGCTCGAAGCCGCGATCGTCAAGGCGCGCGCCGCCGGCTGGCTCGGCGACAGCGTGCTCGGCTCGGAGCATCGCTTCGAACTGTTCGTCGCCAAGGGCGCGGGCGCGTATGTGTGCGGCGAGGAAACGGCGCTGCTCGAATCGCTCGAAGGCAAGCGCGGCATCGTGCGCGCAAAGCCGCCGTTGCCGGCGCTCGAAGGCCTGTTCGGCAAGCCGACCGTGATCAACAACGTAATCACGCTCGCCACCGTGCCGATCATCTTCGCGAAGGGCGCGGCGTTCTACAAGGACTTCGGCATGGGCCGCTCGCGCGGCACGCTGCCCTTCCAGGTCGCGGGCAACGTAAAGCGCGGCGGGCTCGTCGAACTCGCGTTCGGCTGCACGCTGCGAGAGCTGATGTTCGACTACGGCGGCGGCACGGCAAGCGGCCGTCCGGCGCGCGCGGTGCAGGTAGGCGGCCCGCTCGGCACGTATCTGCCCGAGAGCCAGTGGGACATCCCGCTCGACTATGAGGAATACGCGAAGGTCGGCGCCGTCGTCGGTCACGGCGGTCTGGTGATTCACGACGATACGTCGAATCTCGCCGATCTCGCGCAATACGCGATGCACTTCTGCGCACTCGAATCGTGCGGCAAGTGCACGCCGTGCCGGATCGGCTCGACGCGCGGCGTCGAAGTCATCCAGCGGATTCGCAACGGCGATACGTCGACGAAGCAGGTGCAACTGCTGCGCGATCTGTGCGACACGATGGTGTCGGGTTCGCTGTGCGCGATGGGCGGCATGACGCCCTTCCCCGTCGTCTCCGCCCTCGACCATTTCCCCGAAGACTTCGGTCTCGAAACCGCCATTCCGAAAGCGGCAGCCTGA
- a CDS encoding NAD(P)H-dependent oxidoreductase subunit E: MSLVALLHAIQDDIGFVPPDTVAPLARTMNLSRAEVHGVITYYHHFRQSPAAPVTVQLCRAEACRSMGTEALAQHIEARTGCRFDAHKHDAHAHDHACDGAVGLESVYCLGQCALSPAMMINGELHAKVTPQKFDALLAAAMKRVEETV, from the coding sequence CCATTCAGGACGACATCGGCTTCGTGCCGCCCGACACCGTCGCACCGCTCGCGCGGACGATGAACCTGTCGCGGGCCGAAGTGCATGGCGTCATCACGTATTACCACCACTTCCGCCAGTCGCCTGCCGCGCCCGTCACGGTCCAGCTGTGCCGCGCGGAAGCCTGCCGCAGCATGGGTACGGAAGCGCTCGCGCAGCATATCGAGGCGCGCACGGGTTGCCGCTTCGACGCGCACAAGCACGACGCACACGCCCACGACCATGCATGCGATGGCGCAGTCGGTCTCGAATCGGTGTATTGCCTCGGTCAATGCGCGCTGTCGCCCGCCATGATGATCAACGGCGAGCTGCACGCCAAAGTAACGCCGCAGAAGTTCGACGCGCTGCTCGCAGCGGCAATGAAACGGGTGGAGGAAACGGTATGA